The proteins below come from a single Halobacillus salinarum genomic window:
- a CDS encoding VOC family protein: protein MHLLGISHITYAVRDLDDSVRFYERALKAKRLMKGKTSAYFEVAGQWLALNQETISEETKAPLTYTHLAFYVSEKDFSSWQLHLEREGVAIEEGRKREPDGEGHSIYFRDPDNHLLELHTGTLEKRIDFYKRTSVEKKFYL from the coding sequence TTGCACCTTTTAGGAATCAGCCACATCACTTATGCTGTTCGAGATCTAGATGATTCTGTTAGATTTTACGAAAGAGCATTAAAGGCAAAACGATTAATGAAAGGGAAAACAAGCGCGTATTTTGAAGTGGCGGGACAGTGGCTGGCTTTAAATCAAGAAACGATTTCAGAAGAAACAAAAGCTCCGCTGACTTATACCCATCTTGCTTTTTACGTGTCTGAAAAGGACTTTTCATCCTGGCAGCTTCACCTGGAAAGAGAAGGAGTGGCAATTGAAGAAGGAAGGAAGAGAGAGCCAGACGGAGAAGGGCATTCTATTTATTTTAGAGACCCTGATAATCATCTTCTGGAACTGCACACGGGTACTCTGGAAAAGAGGATCGATTTTTATAAAAGAACTTCTGTTGAGAAAAAGTTCTACCTATAA
- a CDS encoding aldo/keto reductase: MQKITIPNTEMNASRIGLGTWAIGGWMWGGTDEQQSIKTIHSALDKGINLIDTAPVYGFGESEQIIGKAIAQTGNREDLLLATKVGMDWKGEKVFRNASKERIHQEVEDSLKRLGTDYIDIYQVHWPDPLTPLHETAEALHYLHKQGKIRAIGVSNFSREQMDVFREAAPIHTLQPPYNLFEREIEDDILPYVKDHQMTSLTYGSLCRGLLSGKMSQDREFKGDDLRNNDPKFQQPRFNQYLNAVQELDELAQERFNKNVLHLALRWVLEQPASGIALMGGRRPDQLQPVTEIDDFQIDEKTMHDIDEILRKHIDDPVGPEFMAPPDRQHLEL, from the coding sequence ATGCAAAAAATAACGATTCCAAACACAGAGATGAATGCTTCCCGTATTGGTCTAGGCACTTGGGCAATCGGGGGATGGATGTGGGGTGGTACGGACGAGCAACAATCCATTAAAACCATCCACTCTGCTTTAGATAAAGGAATAAACTTAATTGATACAGCTCCTGTCTACGGATTCGGAGAGTCGGAACAAATCATTGGAAAAGCGATTGCGCAGACCGGAAACCGGGAAGATCTGCTTTTGGCTACGAAAGTAGGCATGGACTGGAAAGGAGAAAAAGTCTTCCGCAATGCGAGTAAAGAAAGGATTCACCAAGAAGTAGAGGATTCCTTAAAAAGGCTCGGCACCGATTATATAGATATTTACCAAGTGCATTGGCCGGATCCATTAACTCCTCTCCATGAAACTGCAGAAGCGCTTCACTATTTGCATAAACAGGGCAAAATCAGGGCGATAGGAGTAAGTAATTTCTCAAGGGAGCAAATGGATGTCTTCCGTGAGGCAGCTCCTATTCATACGCTTCAGCCCCCTTACAATTTGTTTGAACGGGAAATTGAAGATGATATTCTCCCTTACGTAAAGGACCATCAAATGACTTCACTTACTTACGGTTCCCTGTGCCGAGGTTTATTATCAGGAAAAATGTCTCAAGACCGTGAGTTTAAAGGGGATGATTTACGTAACAATGATCCTAAATTTCAGCAGCCGCGATTTAATCAATACTTGAACGCTGTTCAGGAATTAGATGAACTTGCTCAAGAAAGGTTTAATAAAAATGTGCTACATCTTGCTTTGAGATGGGTTCTTGAACAGCCCGCCTCCGGAATTGCATTAATGGGAGGACGACGTCCTGATCAGCTTCAACCAGTTACTGAAATTGACGACTTCCAAATCGATGAAAAAACCATGCACGATATTGACGAAATTCTTCGTAAACATATTGATGACCCCGTGGGACCGGAATTTATGGCTCCCCCGGACCGCCAGCACTTGGAACTGTAA
- a CDS encoding cation:proton antiporter, which translates to MHGFHEAFIQILILLAISVSVIAIAKLLKEPYSIALVVVGLLLGLTQIPYLEEAEFYITQSEVFEATIISLFLPILLGDATLKLPFHHLYNQKKPVISLAFLGTFLSFICIGGGAYFLLDLPLAVSFTFAALMSATDPISVLSIFKTLGVSQKLSTVMEGESLFNDGIAVVLFKISSIYLLTYIEMGWSGLGSGILLFLQFAVGGALIGSVLGYIFSQIIRLYDDYPLEIAFSALLFFGSYFIAEHFHTSGVIAVVVAGLIFGEYGARIGMSKQTRTNINTFWDVITLLANSLIFLMIGLEIRNVDFSANWMFIPLAILIVLAGRTIALYISTSRINGITRKERILLNWGGLRGSLSVALALSLPEDFGGRDEVLLFTFSVVLFSLLVQGLSIKPLIRKLGLSGNS; encoded by the coding sequence ATGCATGGATTTCACGAAGCTTTCATTCAAATACTCATTTTACTTGCGATCTCTGTCAGTGTGATCGCTATAGCGAAATTATTAAAAGAGCCTTACTCGATTGCGCTTGTAGTCGTAGGACTTCTGCTTGGGCTCACCCAAATCCCTTATCTGGAAGAAGCGGAGTTTTATATTACCCAATCCGAGGTCTTTGAGGCAACGATTATTTCCCTGTTTCTTCCTATATTACTAGGAGACGCTACATTGAAGCTGCCGTTTCACCACTTATATAATCAAAAAAAACCAGTGATCAGCCTGGCCTTTTTAGGAACTTTTCTCTCTTTTATATGTATAGGCGGAGGCGCTTATTTTCTACTTGATCTTCCGTTAGCGGTTTCTTTTACCTTTGCAGCTCTTATGAGTGCTACGGATCCAATTAGTGTATTATCGATTTTCAAAACTCTCGGCGTCTCTCAGAAGCTTTCTACAGTGATGGAGGGAGAGTCGTTATTTAATGACGGAATTGCCGTCGTTCTCTTTAAGATCTCGAGTATTTATTTGCTTACCTATATTGAGATGGGATGGTCTGGACTAGGCAGCGGTATTCTATTGTTTTTGCAGTTTGCTGTCGGAGGTGCTCTCATTGGCAGTGTTTTGGGTTACATATTCTCGCAAATCATCAGACTTTACGACGATTACCCTTTGGAGATTGCTTTTAGTGCTTTATTGTTCTTTGGTAGTTATTTTATCGCAGAGCATTTTCACACGTCCGGTGTCATTGCTGTCGTTGTAGCCGGTTTGATATTTGGAGAATATGGAGCGAGGATAGGAATGTCTAAACAGACGAGGACCAATATTAATACGTTCTGGGACGTCATTACTTTGCTCGCTAACTCTTTAATTTTTTTAATGATCGGACTTGAAATACGCAATGTCGACTTTAGCGCAAACTGGATGTTCATTCCACTGGCGATTCTCATTGTGTTAGCTGGACGTACGATTGCTCTTTATATTAGCACGAGCAGAATCAATGGGATAACGAGAAAAGAGCGTATTCTCTTAAATTGGGGCGGCTTGCGTGGAAGTCTATCCGTAGCCTTGGCATTAAGTCTGCCTGAAGACTTCGGTGGAAGGGATGAAGTGCTTCTCTTCACCTTTTCAGTAGTCCTGTTTTCACTACTTGTTCAAGGCTTGTCCATTAAACCGTTGATTAGAAAACTCGGGCTGAGTGGAAATTCATAG
- a CDS encoding M20 metallopeptidase family protein yields the protein MKEQLTKIIQEIEPEMISIRRQLHQYPELSGEEVHTSKLIQDKLKNYDIPFQTGFAGTGVLGIIKGNHSGKTVALRADMDALPITEMNQHSYCSTKSGKMHACGHDAHTAMLLAAGYTLNKLKEDIQGTVLLVFQPSEENAPVGGAKQMLEDGLFAEYTPDVIYGQHVWPSLPSGQVGVRDYEMMGASDRFRVVVKGKGGHASMPQDTTDAIIISNQMIASLQTIVSRNINPLEAAVLTIGKIEGGYRYNVIADQVTFEGTVRTYSSQVKERVKERLYQIINQTAAAYDGETEIEYLDGYPATINTPKWAGQVRLTASELFGEEAVPEVQPVLAGEDFSRFLEKYPGAFIWLGTQIQNADEQKPLHDPQFKLDEKALPKGAALLTKTALDTLVQLAEEE from the coding sequence ATGAAAGAGCAGCTTACAAAAATCATTCAAGAAATAGAACCAGAAATGATTTCAATTCGCAGACAGCTTCATCAGTATCCGGAGCTTAGCGGCGAAGAAGTTCACACTTCTAAGTTAATTCAAGACAAACTTAAAAATTATGACATCCCGTTTCAAACCGGATTTGCCGGTACTGGGGTTTTAGGAATTATTAAAGGAAACCATTCCGGAAAAACTGTGGCTTTAAGAGCTGACATGGATGCTCTGCCAATTACAGAAATGAATCAACATTCGTATTGCTCAACAAAATCCGGCAAAATGCATGCTTGTGGGCATGATGCGCATACAGCCATGCTATTGGCAGCCGGCTATACGTTAAACAAGCTTAAAGAAGACATTCAAGGCACTGTTTTGCTCGTATTCCAGCCCTCTGAGGAGAACGCTCCTGTTGGAGGTGCAAAACAAATGCTTGAAGATGGGCTTTTTGCCGAATACACTCCAGATGTAATCTATGGGCAGCATGTGTGGCCAAGCCTCCCTTCAGGACAAGTTGGGGTTCGTGATTATGAAATGATGGGAGCGTCAGACCGCTTCCGAGTCGTAGTAAAAGGCAAAGGTGGTCATGCGAGCATGCCTCAAGACACAACCGATGCCATTATTATTTCCAACCAAATGATCGCAAGCCTGCAGACCATTGTCAGTCGGAACATCAATCCACTTGAAGCCGCCGTCCTGACCATCGGAAAAATTGAAGGCGGCTATCGTTATAATGTGATCGCCGATCAAGTTACATTTGAAGGCACTGTCCGTACTTATTCAAGTCAAGTGAAAGAACGTGTAAAAGAACGTCTGTACCAAATTATTAACCAAACAGCGGCTGCGTATGATGGTGAAACTGAAATTGAATATTTAGATGGCTATCCGGCAACAATCAATACCCCGAAGTGGGCAGGACAAGTTCGTCTTACTGCTTCAGAGTTGTTTGGAGAGGAAGCTGTCCCTGAAGTACAACCAGTATTAGCGGGAGAAGATTTCTCCAGATTCCTGGAAAAATACCCTGGTGCATTTATTTGGCTGGGGACGCAAATCCAAAATGCAGATGAGCAAAAACCGCTCCATGATCCCCAATTTAAGTTAGATGAAAAGGCATTGCCTAAAGGTGCAGCACTTTTAACAAAAACTGCTTTGGATACATTAGTTCAACTGGCGGAGGAGGAATAG
- a CDS encoding NAD-dependent protein deacylase: MNLLETIALNLRSASSIAVLTGAGVSTASGIPDFRSSEGLWSEDQTREYYMSSHYFSYNPEDFWKKYKAIFRIKLLKNYHPNKVHHFLQELESDERDVSIITQNVDGLHEKAGSSQIVEYHGTLNHASCPKCGKKFSLDYVMNQPVPSCSHCHCVLKPDVVLFGDLITAHEEAEKMITQADFLLVLGTSLLVTPFSLLAEQACRHPALSTAIINNEPTGKDHLFDYVVHQDLSAAVDTLRELVS; this comes from the coding sequence ATGAATTTGTTAGAAACGATCGCATTGAATTTGAGAAGTGCATCATCCATTGCCGTTCTAACCGGTGCAGGAGTATCGACTGCCAGCGGAATTCCGGATTTTAGATCGAGTGAAGGTCTTTGGAGTGAGGACCAGACAAGAGAATATTATATGTCCTCCCATTATTTTTCCTATAACCCCGAAGATTTCTGGAAAAAATACAAAGCCATATTTAGAATCAAGCTATTAAAAAACTATCATCCCAACAAAGTGCACCATTTCTTACAAGAGCTTGAATCAGATGAACGGGACGTGTCAATCATCACTCAAAATGTGGATGGTCTGCATGAAAAAGCTGGAAGCTCGCAGATAGTGGAATATCACGGAACTCTCAACCATGCAAGTTGTCCTAAATGCGGGAAAAAATTCTCTTTAGATTATGTTATGAATCAACCAGTCCCCTCCTGCAGCCATTGCCATTGCGTGTTAAAACCAGATGTCGTCCTTTTCGGAGATCTTATTACCGCTCATGAAGAAGCAGAAAAGATGATCACTCAGGCAGACTTTCTATTAGTACTAGGAACTTCTTTGTTGGTTACCCCCTTTAGTTTACTGGCTGAGCAGGCATGTAGACATCCAGCTCTTTCTACAGCAATCATAAATAATGAACCCACTGGGAAAGACCATTTATTTGATTATGTCGTCCACCAGGACCTTTCTGCAGCCGTTGACACATTAAGAGAACTAGTATCATAA
- a CDS encoding SDR family oxidoreductase, which translates to MKFKDEIVLITGASNGIGRKLALSYASEGAAVITCDIDEEHGRQLVGEIRDQGGSGYFYRCDVSQPEQIKQLMTTITHEIGVISILINNAGISRFKSMFDQSDTEWDEILNTNLRSVYLFSKHAAARWKEKQLHGRIVNMASTRAFMSEPDSEGYAASKGGIIALTHALAASLAQYKIRVNSISPGWIQTNHYDELRAKDHHQHLSKRVGSPQDITKACFYLTDEENDFVTAENLVIDGGMTRKMVYEH; encoded by the coding sequence ATGAAATTCAAAGATGAAATTGTACTTATAACCGGGGCAAGTAACGGAATTGGAAGAAAATTAGCTTTATCGTACGCTTCTGAAGGAGCTGCTGTGATCACATGTGACATAGATGAAGAGCACGGCAGGCAGCTTGTAGGAGAAATACGCGACCAAGGAGGAAGTGGATACTTCTATCGCTGCGACGTAAGTCAACCGGAGCAAATCAAACAGCTGATGACTACGATCACTCATGAAATCGGCGTCATCTCTATTCTAATTAATAACGCCGGAATCAGCCGATTCAAATCTATGTTTGATCAATCAGACACAGAATGGGACGAAATATTAAATACGAATTTGCGGAGCGTTTACCTATTTTCTAAACATGCCGCAGCGCGTTGGAAAGAAAAGCAACTCCATGGAAGAATTGTTAATATGGCTTCAACCCGGGCATTTATGTCAGAGCCGGATTCAGAAGGCTATGCCGCTTCTAAAGGAGGTATTATCGCTTTAACTCATGCCTTGGCAGCCAGCTTAGCTCAATATAAAATTCGCGTTAATTCAATTAGTCCCGGCTGGATTCAAACCAATCATTATGATGAGTTAAGAGCCAAGGATCATCACCAGCACTTGAGTAAACGAGTGGGGTCGCCGCAGGATATCACTAAAGCCTGCTTTTATTTAACAGATGAGGAAAATGACTTTGTGACTGCTGAGAATTTAGTGATTGATGGGGGGATGACTCGAAAAATGGTATACGAGCATTAG
- the nfsA gene encoding oxygen-insensitive NADPH nitroreductase, which translates to MQSTLETILNHRSIRKFKNTPLTSEQIDTIIDAAQHASTSSYMMAYTIIGITDPAKKEELSRISTQPYVKQNGHLLVFCADLYKPISKASEEEYVKMLPNLENSEHFLVSSIDAALAAQNAALAAESLGLGICFLGSLRNNMGRVDELLHLPKHVIPLFGMAIGVPDHQPEIKPRLPKEAVYFENEYRHPQNEIDAFDEKISAYYQSRSSNQRKDTWSDQMRRRFLKPIRMDVTDTVQQKGFNKR; encoded by the coding sequence ATGCAATCTACCCTGGAGACGATACTAAATCACCGCTCCATTAGAAAATTCAAAAATACACCTTTAACTTCTGAACAAATTGATACGATTATTGATGCTGCACAGCACGCTTCCACTTCCAGCTATATGATGGCCTATACCATTATCGGCATTACAGATCCAGCTAAAAAAGAAGAACTCTCCAGGATATCTACTCAACCTTATGTTAAACAAAACGGCCATCTCCTCGTCTTTTGTGCTGATCTTTATAAACCTATTAGTAAAGCAAGTGAGGAGGAGTACGTAAAAATGCTCCCGAATTTAGAGAACAGCGAGCATTTTCTAGTTTCTTCTATAGATGCTGCATTGGCCGCTCAAAACGCTGCATTGGCTGCTGAATCGTTAGGACTCGGCATCTGCTTTCTTGGAAGCCTGAGAAACAATATGGGTAGAGTCGATGAACTACTCCACCTACCAAAACACGTCATTCCTCTATTTGGAATGGCGATTGGCGTCCCTGACCACCAGCCTGAAATAAAACCCAGACTGCCGAAAGAAGCCGTTTATTTTGAAAATGAATACCGTCACCCCCAAAATGAGATTGATGCTTTTGATGAAAAAATTTCAGCCTATTATCAATCCCGTTCGTCAAATCAAAGAAAAGACACGTGGAGTGATCAAATGCGCAGAAGGTTCCTGAAGCCTATTAGAATGGACGTTACGGATACCGTCCAGCAAAAAGGATTTAATAAGCGGTAA
- a CDS encoding class I SAM-dependent methyltransferase, which yields MSDRLFSPKKAEKLLREERRKTVPVDKVVSLLELNGNEKVIDLGAGNGYLTLPIANSTKERVTAVDVQMEMLDMLASRAEGEGLQNIERLESRVERLNLPDGSFERAVAAFVLHEVTDLQETLREIRRVLNENGLLLILDWEKVESEEGPPLDHRISSEEMKQAVEGQGFTVETGRLNQAVYYLIAREN from the coding sequence ATGTCTGATCGATTATTCTCTCCGAAAAAAGCAGAAAAACTTCTTCGTGAAGAACGCCGGAAAACCGTTCCGGTAGACAAAGTGGTTTCCTTACTTGAGTTGAATGGAAACGAAAAAGTTATCGATTTGGGTGCTGGAAACGGCTATTTAACTTTACCTATTGCCAATAGTACAAAAGAAAGGGTAACGGCTGTAGATGTACAGATGGAAATGCTTGACATGCTTGCTTCCCGCGCAGAAGGGGAAGGGTTGCAAAATATTGAACGGCTTGAAAGCAGAGTCGAACGATTAAATCTTCCTGATGGTTCTTTTGAACGGGCGGTTGCTGCATTTGTGCTGCATGAAGTCACTGATTTACAAGAAACGCTAAGGGAAATTAGACGAGTATTAAATGAAAATGGCCTTCTTTTAATCTTAGACTGGGAAAAAGTTGAATCTGAAGAAGGACCGCCATTGGATCACCGTATTTCCTCAGAAGAAATGAAGCAAGCAGTGGAAGGTCAGGGATTTACTGTCGAGACCGGCCGCTTAAACCAAGCCGTTTATTATCTCATAGCTAGAGAAAATTAA
- the rsgA gene encoding ribosome small subunit-dependent GTPase A, with product MNNGKEMKDFRPYFQKQTNHEEVVGRIYWSSREQYGVRISEKLYQATITGRFRHNNLERSAYPAIGDWVVVDLYDQDEKARISKVLERETVLSRNKAGESNDEQLIAANVNTVFIVTALTMEFNLRRIERYVLQVYESGAKPVIVCTKRDLCTDTKEKTALVEGVAPGVPVYSVNSLTGDGIDELTLELKCGETVAMIGSSGVGKSTLINRLIGKEEMETGPVRQEDDRGRHTTTHRELFALDNGAFIIDTPGMRELQLWGQEVGVDKAFEDIESLSLQCKFRDCSHDQEPGCAIQAAIQNGELEADRLKSYFKLKRELKRLDLKEKYGTHRTNRILHSPKKNK from the coding sequence ATGAACAACGGGAAAGAAATGAAGGATTTCCGCCCTTATTTTCAAAAGCAGACAAACCATGAAGAAGTAGTAGGGAGAATCTACTGGTCTTCAAGAGAACAATATGGGGTAAGAATTAGTGAAAAACTCTATCAAGCGACAATTACCGGCCGTTTCCGCCACAATAACCTTGAAAGAAGCGCATACCCGGCGATTGGTGACTGGGTAGTCGTTGACCTGTATGACCAAGACGAGAAAGCACGTATCAGTAAAGTTCTGGAAAGGGAAACGGTGCTGTCTAGAAATAAAGCTGGAGAGAGTAATGATGAACAATTGATAGCTGCGAACGTGAATACAGTGTTTATTGTGACTGCTTTAACGATGGAATTTAACCTTCGCAGAATCGAGCGATATGTTTTGCAAGTTTATGAAAGCGGAGCGAAACCAGTCATTGTTTGTACGAAACGTGATCTATGTACGGATACTAAAGAAAAAACAGCGCTTGTTGAAGGAGTAGCTCCCGGTGTTCCGGTCTATTCTGTAAACAGTCTTACTGGTGACGGAATCGATGAACTTACACTGGAACTGAAGTGTGGAGAGACAGTGGCCATGATCGGTTCTTCCGGGGTAGGGAAATCCACCTTAATTAACCGTTTAATAGGGAAAGAAGAAATGGAGACCGGCCCTGTTAGACAAGAAGATGACCGGGGAAGGCATACGACTACTCACAGGGAATTATTTGCGCTAGATAACGGAGCATTCATCATAGATACTCCTGGAATGCGTGAACTTCAACTTTGGGGTCAGGAAGTAGGGGTGGATAAGGCTTTCGAAGATATCGAGTCATTAAGCTTGCAATGTAAGTTCAGGGACTGCAGCCACGATCAAGAACCAGGATGTGCTATTCAAGCGGCAATTCAGAATGGGGAACTTGAGGCAGATCGTTTAAAAAGCTATTTCAAATTAAAACGGGAGCTCAAGCGGTTGGATTTAAAGGAGAAGTATGGAACACACCGTACAAATAGAATCCTTCACTCCCCGAAGAAAAATAAGTAG
- a CDS encoding GNAT family N-acetyltransferase, whose product MNKALKRVTLNGNRVILRSLREEDMPILWKLIYGEQEPAWKNWDAPYYPLEPHTLESYRSHENARMERLKDDEPDSRLLIEVYGEIIGTVTYYWEHKPSLWLEVGIGIYQSEYWSKGYGTEALKLWIDFLFDTLPVARVGLTTWSKNDRMMQVGRKLGMKLEGRMRKCRFFEGEFYDSIRMGILREEWRDYKKLYIQ is encoded by the coding sequence ATGAACAAAGCCTTGAAACGAGTGACACTTAATGGCAATCGAGTGATTCTTCGGAGTCTAAGAGAAGAAGATATGCCTATTCTATGGAAGTTAATCTATGGGGAACAAGAGCCTGCCTGGAAAAATTGGGATGCTCCTTACTATCCTCTAGAGCCCCACACTTTAGAGAGCTATCGAAGCCATGAAAACGCTCGAATGGAACGATTGAAAGATGACGAGCCTGACTCAAGGCTGCTCATTGAAGTTTATGGTGAAATTATTGGAACAGTCACTTACTATTGGGAGCATAAACCTTCCTTGTGGCTCGAAGTCGGAATTGGTATTTATCAGTCTGAATATTGGAGTAAAGGCTATGGCACAGAGGCCTTAAAATTGTGGATCGATTTTTTATTTGATACTCTCCCTGTCGCACGAGTAGGGCTTACCACATGGTCAAAAAATGACAGAATGATGCAGGTTGGAAGGAAGCTTGGAATGAAACTTGAGGGCCGCATGCGCAAATGCCGCTTCTTTGAAGGAGAATTTTATGACTCGATCAGGATGGGGATTCTCCGCGAGGAATGGCGCGACTATAAAAAACTCTATATTCAGTGA
- a CDS encoding FAD-dependent oxidoreductase: MYDVAIIGAGPAGGSAGVFTAKAGKKTVLFDSGKSITAKAWVENHYGVSEIEGPNLLENGQQQAKKFGAEIVTEEVEEIEADGELYTIKTSSQSYHVDHIIFATGMSTKLAEQFGLEITEGSEPRVAKVIETDKHGHTKKAKVWAAGTVAGVSVHTIITAGDGAKVAVNVISELNGERYVDHDILKSNK, encoded by the coding sequence ATGTATGACGTAGCAATCATTGGAGCAGGTCCTGCTGGAGGAAGCGCAGGGGTATTCACAGCTAAAGCTGGTAAAAAAACTGTGTTATTTGACAGTGGCAAGAGCATTACAGCCAAAGCCTGGGTTGAAAATCATTATGGAGTAAGTGAGATTGAGGGACCAAACCTTCTTGAGAACGGGCAGCAGCAAGCAAAGAAATTCGGCGCAGAAATTGTTACTGAAGAGGTGGAAGAAATAGAAGCGGACGGAGAACTCTATACTATAAAAACGAGTAGTCAATCGTATCATGTCGACCATATCATTTTTGCAACAGGAATGTCTACAAAGCTTGCTGAACAATTCGGGCTTGAAATTACTGAAGGATCAGAACCGCGTGTAGCAAAAGTTATTGAGACAGATAAGCATGGGCATACGAAAAAAGCTAAGGTTTGGGCCGCTGGTACTGTTGCAGGGGTGAGTGTCCACACGATAATAACTGCCGGAGATGGAGCAAAAGTGGCTGTAAATGTAATCAGTGAATTAAACGGAGAACGATATGTCGATCATGACATTTTGAAATCAAATAAATAA
- a CDS encoding HD domain-containing protein — protein sequence MTRVTLVEVFKHRITQKYLQRSGINHAVTVAGYAFDLALKNGVDPNLATKSALLHDMGHYEWYRDGKWDYEEYRKHDIHAIKGAERAHKLLIRLGEDRLVAKEVSLAVLLHTDSYLPFDLHNKRTKLQQVVAEADRIDEQPNGLHHYKEMDKGDAVKSLYQLDLKIDHFLQSDGEEMSR from the coding sequence ATGACGAGAGTCACCTTAGTTGAAGTATTTAAACATAGAATCACTCAAAAATATTTGCAAAGATCGGGAATTAACCACGCAGTAACAGTGGCCGGCTATGCCTTTGATTTGGCTTTGAAAAATGGTGTAGATCCTAACCTGGCTACTAAATCAGCCCTTTTACACGATATGGGGCATTATGAATGGTACAGGGATGGAAAATGGGATTATGAAGAATACCGGAAACATGATATCCATGCCATCAAAGGAGCAGAGAGAGCCCATAAACTATTGATTCGATTAGGGGAGGACCGCTTAGTTGCCAAAGAAGTTTCATTGGCCGTCCTGCTTCACACAGACAGCTACCTGCCTTTTGACTTGCATAACAAGAGAACGAAACTTCAGCAGGTGGTCGCTGAGGCGGACCGAATTGACGAACAACCGAACGGTTTGCACCATTATAAAGAAATGGATAAAGGAGACGCGGTTAAAAGTCTGTACCAACTCGATCTGAAGATCGACCATTTTCTTCAAAGTGATGGAGAAGAAATGTCAAGATGA
- a CDS encoding manganese-dependent inorganic pyrophosphatase, which yields MSKTLIFGHKNPDTDTICSAIVYSELKNALGYDTEPVRLGEVNGETQFALEHFNVEAPRMIEKAGGEVEQVILVDHNERQQSVEDIDQLQVLEVIDHHRIANFETKDPLYYRAEPVGCTATILNKMYKENGKEVSKSMAGLMLSAIISDSLLFKSPTCTEEDKQAAEELSEIAGVNAEDYGLKLLKAGADISDKTAEQLISLDAKEFQMGDKKVEIAQVNTVDTEEVLERKSELEAAMEQTVSQKNLDLFLLVVTDILSNDSTVVAVGEEADAAGQAFNVELDGNQAVLQGVVSRKKQIVPPLNKHFA from the coding sequence ATGAGTAAAACTTTAATTTTTGGTCATAAAAACCCTGATACTGATACGATCTGTTCTGCGATCGTTTATTCAGAACTAAAGAATGCTTTAGGATATGACACAGAGCCTGTACGCCTTGGAGAAGTAAATGGCGAAACGCAGTTTGCTTTAGAGCATTTTAATGTTGAAGCTCCAAGAATGATTGAAAAAGCCGGCGGAGAAGTCGAGCAGGTTATTCTTGTAGATCATAATGAGAGGCAGCAAAGTGTCGAAGATATTGATCAGCTTCAAGTACTCGAAGTAATTGACCACCACAGGATTGCCAATTTTGAAACAAAGGATCCTCTTTACTATCGTGCAGAACCTGTAGGCTGTACAGCTACGATTCTTAACAAAATGTATAAGGAAAATGGCAAAGAAGTTTCAAAATCAATGGCAGGATTGATGCTTTCTGCTATAATCTCTGACTCCTTATTGTTCAAATCTCCAACGTGTACAGAAGAAGATAAGCAGGCTGCTGAAGAATTGTCGGAGATTGCTGGAGTAAATGCTGAGGATTATGGGTTAAAGCTTTTGAAGGCTGGCGCTGATATTAGTGACAAAACAGCTGAGCAGTTGATCTCCCTGGATGCAAAAGAATTCCAAATGGGTGATAAAAAAGTGGAGATTGCTCAAGTGAATACCGTAGACACAGAGGAAGTACTTGAACGAAAGAGTGAATTAGAAGCAGCAATGGAGCAGACGGTTTCCCAGAAAAACTTAGATTTGTTCCTGCTTGTTGTGACTGACATTCTTTCAAATGACTCTACTGTGGTAGCTGTAGGTGAGGAAGCGGATGCTGCCGGGCAGGCGTTCAATGTGGAACTTGATGGCAATCAGGCAGTTCTTCAAGGAGTCGTATCAAGAAAGAAACAAATTGTGCCTCCTTTAAACAAACACTTTGCTTAA